In Heptranchias perlo isolate sHepPer1 chromosome 9, sHepPer1.hap1, whole genome shotgun sequence, the sequence atttcttatgttattatgttcttgTTGGtcctagaacatattgctccagaaaactatcttgaatgcactcaagaaattcactacctttctgacttgagctactctgctctttcCAATCTATACGAAAATTGAAGGCCCATTAAAAtgactctgcttttgctacaagccccTCTAATCTCTGAATAAATACATTCAGCCATTTCATTGCTGCTGTCAGGAGGACTGTAGATAattcccattacagttttaagtcctctcttattcctcaattttAATCATAGCTGATTGCTTTGCCTTATCTATATCttctcttactaatgttgtaatagtatccttaatcaataaggctacccctcttcctcttccaatTTCCCTATTCTTTCttcagaccttataacctggaatatttaactcccaatcgtgaccagcttgcagccatatctcagtaatggccaccatgtcataTTCTGTAAGCTGCATTTaagcctctaattcactcaatttatttcttatactcctgtattagtatataaaactcttattcGGGCAAGAGACCCTAACCTATCCTTCTGCCTTGATGGTGTCTTTCACACACCGTTTAATTTAACACCTTTCCcatttgtcactcctgctgttAGTTATTTTACCAtttgtgacctgaactctgcATTTATCCCTTTTTTTAATCTTTGAACTATCATTTTTACTATTGTTCCTGACTGAGTCCTCCCTCcaatttattagtttaaagtcctttttaccaCCCCATTTATCTTTTCCACTAGGACCTTGGTCCAGCCCGGTTCAGGAGtagcccgtcccaatggtacagctccctcctgtcccagtactggtgccagtgtcccctCCTTCCCACGCCACTCCTTTAGTCAcgtgttcaccttcctgatctgcttgTCCCCAttccaattagcatgtggctcaggtaataatcctgaaattaccacccttgaggtcttgttttttaatttagctcctaacttCTGATGctccctcagcaggacctcctcccttttcttccctctgCCATTGGTCCCGACATGAATCATgataactggatcttccccctccctttccaagttcctttccAGCCTCATCGAgatatcccttaccctggcaccaggtaggcaacacaaccTTCGGAGCTCTCGATTGTGGCTGCCGAAGatactatctatccccctaattattgaatcccctattacTTCTACATTTCTATTCTGTTCCACTGCCCTTTGGACAGCCCTCTGCTCCATGGTGCCTGGGTCAGCATTGTGGCGGTCTTTTTCCTTATCCTGTTGGagaggaccagtgtctgcgggacctcctccactatctcccctcatttccccctaccctgctgactgacagtcacactctcctcttcttgcacctgtgctttcctctgaagtGTGAccgtactctggagaaaactatccatccctattcctccctctcccttatgtgtcggaatatctctaactcgcactccaatTCAAGGACTCAGAGCTGGAGAGTCTCAAGTgaaagacatttcctgcagatgtggcaatccgggccagtctcgctgtccacagactcccacatatcacagtcctgCACATAGCCTGCACTGCTATTTCtagttttttaaaatgtatttatttattagtagtaatttaattctagGTATAACAGaattacttgagatctagattatatttagtagatgggaTTTAACTTGATTTTAGATTTATTTGTAACTAATTagttttgttttttgtttattaacttctttattttagtATCCCCATGACTCTTATTGATATTTATacataccagatttttatttaatgcaatatGGATCCCattaatgttggtatcctctatttagttaattttaatttgatccctttagatctaattaattactctgattTATAAAAGATTTCCCAAGAGACAATAGGGCCGATTTTAATTCCCCCTGCCCAGCGGAAACAAGTGCAGTCTCTGTGCAACCTTGCAGCCCGAAATCATGAGCAGTAGGACTGCTGCTTTCTTCCTTCTTTACAGCTGGGAGTCCTGACCTCATCCATCTTTAGCAGGCCAGTCAATAGACATTTCTGTCACGATGCGCTCTTGAATTTCCCACCCACACGTTGCATTTCAGAACAAATATTCAGTGAGCAGGAATTGAAAACACCCTACCTTGATATAACTATCAATCTGATGCAGAAGCTGTTTCTCATCTTTGTACTCAATCACTTTAACTCCCAGCATCTTCAGTTCTTTTCCTTCCTCAGGGGATAGAGCTTTTGGTGGATTGAATATGATAACATCAATTTCATCAGAATTTTGTGCTACAGTGATACGAAGTGGAAGTTTATCTTTCTTGGCTGGGAATGAATACTGTAAAAAAAAGAGATCTGGTTGGTGAATTGTATATCTCCTTCTATTTACACAACCATTTTAACCTGACCTGGCCTGGTTCAGTGAACCTTAATGAATCAAAATTTACAATGCCATATATTTATGCATATATAAATATTAAGAAAGatgtaaagaacttgcatttctatagtgcctttcacatcctcaggacatcccaaagcgtttcacagccaatgaattaattttgaagtgcagtcacatgCTTTGTTGCACGCTGCCCCAAGATGTAACACCACCCCCTCTCTTGCTGGTGCCAGGATTGGCGATaagtgaggaaggagggagggaaatctGGCTGTAAGATGGATCTGGTGATAAAGTGGATTCGACGTTAGGGAGGTGatctggcaggggggggggggtggatctgATGGTAGGAGATCTGGCAGTAGGGTGGGTTTGATAGTGAAGGATCCAGCAGTAGGGTGGGGATCTGGCAGTACTGTAGATCTGATGGTAGAGGGTCTAGTGGTATGGTGGATCTAGTGTTAGGGGACATGGCGGCAGGGCGGGGGACATGGCGGCAGGGCGGGGGACATGGCGGCAGGGCGGGGGACATGGCGGCAGGGCGGGGGACATGGCGGCAGGGCGGGGGACATGGCGGCAGGGCGGGGGACATGGCGGCAGGGCAGGGGATACAAAATAGGCTAAAGGCACAAAGCAGAGAGtaacggtgaacggttgtttttcagactggagggaaatgtgcagtggttcccccaggggtcagtattacgaaaactgctttttttgatatatattaaagattgcagatgacacgaaactcggaaatgtagtaaacagtgaagaggagttcaggaggacatagattggtAAAAtgagcagatacatggcagatgaaatttaatgcacagaattgtgaagtgattcaatttggtaggaagaatgaggagaggcactagaaactaaatggtacaattttaatgggggtgcaggaacagagtcacctgggggtgtacatacacaagtctttgaaggtggcaggacaagttgagaaggctgttaaagaagcattggggtccttggctttataaatagaggcatagagtacaaaagcaaggaaactatgctaaacctttataaaacatgcgttaggctccagctggagtactgtggccaattctgggcaccacactttaggaaggatgtcaagcccttagagagggtgcagaggagatttactagaatggtaccagggatgaattcagttacatggagagactagagaaactaggattgttctccttaaagcagagaaggttaaggggagatttgataggtattcaaaatcatgaagggttttgatatagtgaataaggagaaactatttccattggcagaagggtcggtaaccagaggacacagatttaagacaattgttAAAAAGACCAGAGAtgacatgagaatttttttttatgcagttagttgttatgatctggaatgcactgcctgaaaaggtggtggaagcagattcaatactaactttcaaaagggaattggataaatgcttgagtggaaaaaaatttgcagggctatggggaaagagtaggggagtgggactaattggatagctctttctaagagccagcacaggcacgatgggccgaatggcctcctgctgtactgtatcattctatgattccacgatAAATCTCGaacggtcattgacctgaaacattaactctgtttctccctccacagatgctgcctgacctgctgagtgtttccagcattttctgtttttaatttcagatttccagcatatttTGTTTTTGTTCCTTTCAAAGCTGCCTTTTTTCTTAGCTAAATTGTTAATGCATTTAAATGGCTTTGCATTaagcaaaaataaagtaaattcaTTCTTGCGTATGTACCctcgtccctcccctcccccacgcaGAGAGACAcgatctgagatcagctaattcagacgAAATGATGAAACAGACCTGGGACTTTTCTGACCTACATGAGGCTCACTGATGCACCAGGCAGTACACTTATGCAGTGAGCAAAGCTCCCAAACTAAAAGGACAGCCGAATGAAACGTACCTTTATGATCTTGAAACATCCATTTACAAATGTTCCTTTAGGCTTCTGCTTGATCTTTCTCAGACTGAGGACTGGCACCTCTTCTATTGCTTTGATCGCATTGTTTGCTAATTTGACGATTTGTGAGCCTTTGGTCACCTCCATCACCCCATTTGAAAACTTAAAGTTGGTGATCTGAACAATGGCCCCTTTGCAAAATTCCTGCTGTTTTCGGTTATACACTTTCACTTGAACGGTGTCATTTACGTCCGCTATTGTTGCGTGGaaaatcttcatttttttttgttgttggtttTTGTAATTGTGGGTCAACTTCTCAATAATCTTCCCTCTGACGGTCAGATCCTTCTGATACTCATTTTCATTTAATACTGTTGATTTTAGTTTCCTTAAAGTAATGATGTGAGGTACAGATACCTGTGTGAAATACAATCCATCGACTGGTAAGTTTATAAACAACTCCAGCACTCCTTTCCATCAGTTCCTCTTTTAAACTGCTAATTTGCCTTAAACAAAGAACCCACTTCTAATGGCCTAGTGCATAAAATCACCACTTGGTATAACATTAAgcaatagaaaagagaaggttgtgaTTTATACTGGGTTAGTTGATCTCAGGCAGAGACGCTGCAATTGGCCATTCCGCTTCTGGGATGGGTAGAGGAAATCAATCaggattcttgctcctgatcacctTCAGTGAGGACTAGAATGGACTTggtcaccaataatctgctgacGCTCACTGTCTAAGTTGACTGAATATTGACTGTTTGGGTGAGATTCTGGATAGCTTGACACCCAGGAGTCAGCATCTTTGTGGGGCAGGGGTGGCTGTTGGGCTGGGATTATAAAAAATCCCATAAAAAGGACTGCAAGTACTTTTCCAAGACTGACTAATTATTGAAAAATATCAGAAGAAATTAGAACCAATTATTCCCATTTCTGATACAGCGGGTCAGACGCTGTTCCTCTGGGACCTGGGCTCAAATCCATCCCAGACAGAGGGGAATGAAGGGCTCCTGGAtatgaatgtggaacttgcttccacatggaatggttgaggcgaatagtagagATGTATTTACGAGGAAGCTATATaagaacacgagggagaaaggaatagaaggatatgttgatagggtgagatgaagtagggagggagagggctcatagaatcatagaaagttacggcacagaaggaggccatttggcccattgtgtccatgccggccgagaaggagctatccagcttaatcccactgtccagcacttggcccgtagccctgtaggttacggcacttcaagtgcacatccaagtactctaTAAATGtattgagggtttttgcctccaccaccctttcaggcagtaagtttcaaacccccaccaccctctgggtgaaaaaaattctcctcagctccccactaatccttctaccaattactttaaatctatgcctctggtcactgacccctctgctaagggaaataggtcctccctatccactcaattaaatctcccctcagcctcctttgttccaaagaaaacaaccccagcctatccaatctttcctcatagctaaaattctccagccctggcaacatcctcgtaaatctcctctgtaccctctctagtgcaatcacatctttcctataatgtggtggccagaacagtacatagtactcaagctgtggcctaacc encodes:
- the LOC137325071 gene encoding interferon-inducible protein AIM2-like, whose translation is MAKMLTTLEELTPKEYEKLIFYLEEEDKKIKIPRGMLKDKSPVELVNTLFAYYTTQPAIKVVEKALSKIPRNDLLPIKIGPIKRKASQDTRLKSPQKQDAKKLKTGATAKVSVPHIITLRKLKSTVLNENEYQKDLTVRGKIIEKLTHNYKNQQQKKMKIFHATIADVNDTVQVKVYNRKQQEFCKGAIVQITNFKFSNGVMEVTKGSQIVKLANNAIKAIEEVPVLSLRKIKQKPKGTFVNGCFKIIKYSFPAKKDKLPLRITVAQNSDEIDVIIFNPPKALSPEEGKELKMLGVKVIEYKDEKQLLHQIDSYIKVL